The Geminocystis sp. NIES-3708 genomic sequence TTTATACCAAATTTTAAAAAATATTGAGGGTTGTCAATTCTTAAAAACTCATGAAATTAATTGGCTAACATCCAACAATCTTAATGATACCTTAAATATCGCTAATTTTATCGCTTTAAAATCTAAGTATGAAGCAACAGAAAATCAAGATTTATCTTTGACAAGTCATTTATATAAAGTGCTTCAAAAAATTAATTCGGATACTCCTTTACCTGAAACAGATATTAACTTTTTGAATAAGAGAAAATTAACAAAAACAATTAATATTGCTGTTGAAAAATATGCTAGTTTTCTGGTTAATAAAATATCTTTAGGAGAAGAATTAAATAAACAAGAATTAGATTGGATTGAGAAAAATAAGAAAAAAGATGTTATTAAATTAGGTAAAACTAAGCATTTTAATCAGTTAAAAGAGAAATATGAGGTAGAAGCTTTTTCTGATGATTTTCCAGAAAGTAAATTATATTTAATTTTACAAAAATTGGACAATAATAAAAGGTTAGATACGACAGAAATAGTCTATTTACAAGAGAATAAATTACCGACAAATCAAAGATTATATAATTTTGAATATAAAGAAAAAACTTTATTTAGTGGCAAGATATATATTTGTTATCACACTATAGAAGCTCAATTTTATGAAGATGATTATAAAAAAACTGGAAATAGGTGGAATCTTCCCAATATTAGCAGTCATTGGCGTAAAGCACAGCAACCAAAAAAAGCTTTGCAATCAACAGAAAATATAAACTTTGATCAGCTCAAAGAAGATAAATTAAAATCCGCTATTTTAACGACTAGAGGAGGAAGTTTTCGAGATATTGATAACTTAAATGAAGCAGAAAAATGTGCTAGACAAGCAATAAAATTTCAGCCGTCAAGTCATCATCCTTACACTTTAATGGGTGCAATTTGTTTTGATCGTTACCAATATAATGAAGGAGAAAAATGGTTTGCGGAAGCAATAAAAAGAGGAGCTTCTCCTAATTCTATTGACTCAGAAATCAAGAAATCAATTGAAAGAATGAAAGATAAGCAAAAAAGAGATAAAATAATTAAGGATTTACTAAAAAAAGATCCACAACGTTATAATTGGGCTAGGAAATATTTAAACAAAAAAAGTAACTTAAAATGATTTGATTAATTTCAAACTATGCACTTATACTATAAGATTTGTTAAGTTTAAATAACATTTTCTTATTTCTCATGAGGTAAGGGACTTAAAATATAATCAAGAGGATAATATATTAAAGGAGTCCATAAACTGCTAATAATGGCAGAAGTTAAAGAATTTTTTTGATAATTTAACCATATATCGATTAAAGGTATTTCAGTTTGAAGACTGTATTGTAAGGCTATAATTGTCTCATTAATAATTGCCATTCCAAAAACTATTAAAGTTAGGGAAATAACATCTTCTTTAACATACTTATCTTTATAAACATTGCTAGTAAATAAACTCACTATCACTAAACCTAAAATATGAGAAGGGAAAAAACCTGTTAAACTATCCCATATCAATCCTAAACAAATAGCCGCTACGATACTTTGCCATAAATTGCGCTTAACACTCCAAATTACTAACCAAATTAATAACCAATTCGGAGTTATCCCAATTAATTCTAATCCTGAAATTCTTACTAATAATAATAAACAACAAATAATTAACGAAAAAATAATTAAAAATATTCGTAACCAATAATTATTTTTCCAACTTATATCTAGTATTTTTAACATTAATATATTAATAATTAGGGTTTGCTCATGGGAGTCAGAAAACTATAAAAATTAGGTATCAAGAAATACTAATACTAAATTAACAAAAAAGTACGACATTTTGGTTATTTTTATTCAATAACTCAATATTTCTGTATTTAGTCTTAATACTAAAATAGACATCTTTATTTATAAGTATTTCTCTTATGTGCTATTTGGTATCTTCATCACTCATACTTAAAAATTTAAGTTTTTGGGCTTTTATTAATACTTTGCAATTATTTACGATCAGCTAAAATAAATTTTGTCATAATAAAGATAGACTAAATAATTTTTATAAGTAGTTCAATCTTAAATCAAGGAGGATAAAATGAACACTGTTAATAAAATTTTATCAATCACTGGTATTGGGGTTATTTCAATATTAGGAATTAATCCCGGTGGGAATGTTGTTGTAGCACAAATTAGAGGACAAGATTCTCAACAATTTTTTGATCGTGGGAATCAAATTATGGAGCAACAAATTCAACAAATTGAACAAGAAAATCGACAACAAATTCAAGTCAATAAAACTGAAAAAGAGAATGAATTAGAGACAGAATTAGAAATAAAATCTCCCGATAATGTAGAAGTAAAAGAAGTACCTGATTCGTCAGTACAATTAGAAGATAATGTACCAGAATCTCCTAACGAAGAAATTAAAATCAACTAGGTTTTTTTCTCAAATTATAAATATTAATAATTTACTTACTTTTTTTTGGTAGATTCTGCCAATCTTCTAAGTCTAAATTGAATAGTTTTATATCATCTTTACCCATCATTAAAGGTAAATTTCCATTCCATTGATTAATTGCTTGTCTTTTTAAAATTTCTGGGGTTAGAGATTCTTGCAAAATACGGTGGGCTTCTGCTTCTCCTTTCGCTAAACTGATATTAACCTCTGCATCTTTTTGAGCTTTTAGGACTTTAAAACCTGCTTTTTTTGCCTCTTGTTCTGCAATTTGTTTGGCTTCTACGGCTTCAATAAAGTGATCAGAAAAGTCAATATGAACTAAAGATATATCATCAACTTCTACGAAATATTTATTTAATCTGCGGGTTAATAATAAATCAATTTCTCTTTTTAACTCTTCTCTTTTAAGGATGATTTCTTCGGCAGTGTATTTAGCTAAAACAGCTTTAACGATTTCTTGAATTGCTGGATTAATGATACTTTGAATCATATCATTTTCTGTACCAATTTGCTGAAAAATTAAATTAACCTTATGGGGATTTAAGTGCCAATTTAAAGCAATTTCATTAAATACTTCCTGTAAATCTTTTGTGGATGCTTCTGTCCTAATTTCTTCTTTTTGAATCCTAACTGTTATTTTTTGTACAGTATTAACTAAAGGAAGAATAAAATGTATTCCTTCTTCTAAAATATCTTTTTGCACTTCCCCGAAACGCATTAAAATACCCCTTTCACCTGCATTAACAATGGCAAAAGGGTTGAGTACAATTATAAGAATTAAAGATAAAAAAAGTAAGTTAATGGGTTTAGATAAAAATTTATTTTTGCCCATAAATTTTAGTTAGTATTTTTGTTGTTTTCAGGGAAATTAAATAAAAATGTTACTAGGGTTGTCCATGCTATAGCTAATAACCATCCTCCTAGTATATCACTAGGGAAATGAACTCCTAAATATAAACGAGTCCAAGCGATGGAAATTACATAAATTCCAGCTAAAATCAAGATCAATGGGTTTTTAAAACTATCCCAAAAAATGACTAAAATAGTTAAAGCGAGAGTCATACTAGCCATAGCGTGACCACTTGGAAAAGAAAAGTCTGAAGGAAAAGGATAACCAGATTCCCATAAATGGGGACGAGGACGATGGAATATTATTTTGATGATAAAATTAACTATTGCACTGCTAAAAATGCTGATAGTTAAATAAGTTAATGAACCTTTTTTTCTTAAAAATAAAAGTAATAAAATAATCGGAGTTATTAATAGCAAAATTAATCTAAATCCACCAAAATTAGTTAAAACGGAGGCAAAATTATCTAAAAAAGGTTGAGAGCTTTTATGAATATGAGATAAAATCAAAATATCCCATGAAAAATTACTATCTTTTAAAGAAATAATATTTAAGGCTAAAATTAAAAAAGTAACTAAAGGCAGTACCAACCCCCAAATAATTATTTTATGATTATGCTGAAATCTTTTATAAGTAGTTTTAATATATTTGTTGAAAGTTATATTTTGCATTTTTATAGATAATTTTAGTCGGAAACATGATTAAAAAACATTTGTGCTAGTTAAAAAAGAGGGTAATGAAAAATCTAATAAATTATTTTGCCATAAAATTACCATTAAAAAAGTAAAGGCAGTAGAAGTTCCTACACCCATCCAAATATTTTTAGCTAAATTTTGTTTTTCATCCGATTTATTAATCAAGTTTACTGTACCTAATTGCATCAGAATAATACCAATAATATTTGATAACCAATAACCAATAATAGATGCAGGAATCAATAATTCAGAGGAAAAAATACTGATAAATTTGCCAAACCCATAGGCAATAGGTAAATTAAAAATTAAGTCATTCCACCAACATAAAGGAGATAATAAAAAACCGATTATAAAGATAAGGCTATTTTTTAATTTTTCCAATGTAATAAAATTAGTAAAATTCATATTAATTAAAATTATATTAATTAAAATTTGTTATATTATTTATTAGCTGTTAATTATTAATTGTTTATTAGCCTCTTTTTCGATTAATTTGATCAAAAATAGCTTTATCTGCAAAAAATTGAGATTGAATTTCTCCCCAACCCCCAAAATCCTTAACGGTTACTAATTTTTTCACCGCAGGATATTGAGATGCAAATTCTTTTGCCACTTGAGGATTTGTCGAACGAAACCCAACACTAGCAAATTCTCTTTGTGCTTCGGGAGTGAAAAGAAATTGTACAAAGGCTTCGGCAACTTTTCTCGTACCGTGTTTATCAACATTTTTATCTACCACTGCCACGGGGTTATCAATGGAAATATTATAGTCTGTGGGAACATAAAATGGTACTTTTGAACCTTTTTTCTTAGCTAAAATTGCCTCATTTTCATAGTTTAACAACACATTACCCCTACCTCTTTTATAAAATACATCACTAGCTTCCCTTGCATCTTTCGGTAATTGAGGTACTGG encodes the following:
- a CDS encoding M48 family metallopeptidase; translation: MLDTKIIHKYKIAENNNNTYLLFILNKADLDINFLNKVDWNWLENKYPEVYNFLYKNKEKRNSKIISLAKDFFTPIYNKYSFLFISTPSDILGYKHNFSTEYCIKIFQQSISSILIKLDSGNLLSYDEINYLKANRLDEVKFNKVLDFLNLKKKYNAIEYSNISPDDRLYTILKKLENQIQLTDKDLRFIQKNHLTFILKEYELQEKKREKHFLELKQKYHAVSCVETSPNSILYQILKNIEGCQFLKTHEINWLTSNNLNDTLNIANFIALKSKYEATENQDLSLTSHLYKVLQKINSDTPLPETDINFLNKRKLTKTINIAVEKYASFLVNKISLGEELNKQELDWIEKNKKKDVIKLGKTKHFNQLKEKYEVEAFSDDFPESKLYLILQKLDNNKRLDTTEIVYLQENKLPTNQRLYNFEYKEKTLFSGKIYICYHTIEAQFYEDDYKKTGNRWNLPNISSHWRKAQQPKKALQSTENINFDQLKEDKLKSAILTTRGGSFRDIDNLNEAEKCARQAIKFQPSSHHPYTLMGAICFDRYQYNEGEKWFAEAIKRGASPNSIDSEIKKSIERMKDKQKRDKIIKDLLKKDPQRYNWARKYLNKKSNLK
- the mreD gene encoding rod shape-determining protein MreD translates to MLKILDISWKNNYWLRIFLIIFSLIICCLLLLVRISGLELIGITPNWLLIWLVIWSVKRNLWQSIVAAICLGLIWDSLTGFFPSHILGLVIVSLFTSNVYKDKYVKEDVISLTLIVFGMAIINETIIALQYSLQTEIPLIDIWLNYQKNSLTSAIISSLWTPLIYYPLDYILSPLPHEK
- a CDS encoding prohibitin family protein — its product is MGKNKFLSKPINLLFLSLILIIVLNPFAIVNAGERGILMRFGEVQKDILEEGIHFILPLVNTVQKITVRIQKEEIRTEASTKDLQEVFNEIALNWHLNPHKVNLIFQQIGTENDMIQSIINPAIQEIVKAVLAKYTAEEIILKREELKREIDLLLTRRLNKYFVEVDDISLVHIDFSDHFIEAVEAKQIAEQEAKKAGFKVLKAQKDAEVNISLAKGEAEAHRILQESLTPEILKRQAINQWNGNLPLMMGKDDIKLFNLDLEDWQNLPKKSK
- a CDS encoding phosphatase PAP2 family protein; this encodes MQNITFNKYIKTTYKRFQHNHKIIIWGLVLPLVTFLILALNIISLKDSNFSWDILILSHIHKSSQPFLDNFASVLTNFGGFRLILLLITPIILLLLFLRKKGSLTYLTISIFSSAIVNFIIKIIFHRPRPHLWESGYPFPSDFSFPSGHAMASMTLALTILVIFWDSFKNPLILILAGIYVISIAWTRLYLGVHFPSDILGGWLLAIAWTTLVTFLFNFPENNKNTN